From one Cyprinus carpio isolate SPL01 chromosome B3, ASM1834038v1, whole genome shotgun sequence genomic stretch:
- the LOC109082346 gene encoding gastrula zinc finger protein XlCGF57.1-like gives MRDPEPCRIKHTEDTQELTELMEKSEESQELSEVEEIYHDKPGEDSKTEKTFVKKLIAKIFFPCTQCGKSFTNKQHLVDHMRVHTGEKPYTCDQCGKSFTYKKSLKSHMRIHTGEKPFTCDQCGKSFTYKETLKSHMSIHTGEKPFTCDQCGKSCSRGSDLKKHLRVHTKEKPYSCSLCGKCFSQLQNLHRHEKIHTDVRVHVCFHCGKTFSSANRLKLHQRIHTGEKPCSKHDKTFLKKRRTKKFSPCTQCGKSFTNKQHLVDHMRVHTGEKPFMCDQCGKSFTQSSNLKLHVRIHTGEKPFTCDQCGKSFTHKESLKSHMWIHSGEKPFTCDQCGKSCSRRSDLKKHLRVHTKEKPHSCSLCGKSFSQLQYLHRHEKIHTDVRDHVCFQCGKTFISANSLKRHWRIHSGEKPYKCSHCDKRFSHSSNLRKHERIHTGEKPYVCSHCDKRFSDSGQLRNHERIHSREKPHTCDQCGESFTVKSHLKIHIKIHAVEKPDHRSLKSLTTRKHLERENNENMSDPEPAE, from the exons atgagagatccagagccctgcagaatcaaacacactgaagatactCAAGAACtaacag aactgaTGGAAAAGAGTGAGGAGAGTCAAGAACTGAGTGAAGTGGAGGAAATATATCATGACAAACCTGGAGAAGACTCAAAGACCGAGAAgacatttgtaaagaaattaattgccaagattttttttccctgcactcagtgtggaaagagtttcacaaacaaacaacatcttGTTGATcatatgagagttcacactggagagaaaccatacacatgtgatcagtgcgggaagagtttcacatacaaaaaaagtCTGAAGagtcacatgaggatccacacaggagagaaaccgttcacttgtgatcagtgtgggaagagtttcacataCAAAGAGACTCTGAAGAGTCACATGAgcatccacaccggagagaaaccgttcacgtGTGATCAATGTGGCAAATCATGTTCAAGAGGATCAGACCTGAAGAAACACCTGAGAGTTCATACGAAGGAGAAGCCATATTCATGTTCTTTATGTGGGAAGTGTTTTTCTCAGCTGCAAAACTTACATAGACATGAGAAAATACATACTGATGTAAGAGTTCATGTGTGCTTTCATTGTGGGAAGACTTTTAGTTCAGCAAACCGTTTAAAACTGCaccagaggattcacactggagaaaaaccttgctCAAAGCATGataaaacattcttaaagaaAAGAAGAACCAAGAAATTTTCcccctgcactcagtgtggaaagagtttcacaaacaaacaacatcttGTTGATcatatgagagttcacactggagagaaacctttcatgtgtgatcagtgcgggaagagcttCACACAATCATCAAATCTAAAATTACACGtcagaatccacactggagagaaaccgttcacttgtgatcaatgtgggaagagtttcacacacaaAGAAAGCCTGAAGAGTCACATGTGGATCCACAGTGGCGAGAAACCGTTCACGTGTGATCAATGTGGCAAATCATGTTCAAGACGATCAGACCTGAAGAAACACCTGAGAGTTCATACAAAGGAAaagccacattcatgttctttatgtggaaagagtttttctcAGCTGCAATACTTACATAGACATGAGAAAATACATACTGATGTAAGAGatcatgtttgttttcagtgtgggaagacttttatttcagcaaacagttTAAAACGGCACTGGAGGATTCACTCTGGAGAAAAACcgtacaagtgttcacactgtgataaGAGATTCAGTCATTCATCAAATCTGAGaaaacatgagaggatccacactggagaaaaaccttatgtgtgttcacactgtgacaagagattcagtgattcaggACAGCTGAGAAATCACGAGAGGATCCACAGCAGGGAGAAACCGCAcacgtgtgatcagtgcgggGAGAGTTTCACTGTTAAAAGTCACCTGAAGATACACATTAAGATCCACGCAGTGGAGAAACCAGATCACCGCAGTCTAAAATCACT AACTACAAGAAAGCATTTGGAAAGAGAAAACAATGAGAACATGAGTGATCCAGAACCTGCAGAATGA